Proteins encoded within one genomic window of Cytophagales bacterium:
- a CDS encoding Rmt family 16S rRNA (guanine(1405)-N(7))-methyltransferase: protein MSGDPSKAVQQILKAKKYANLSPDTVQRILDWAEARVKKKEVDKTARKKLHQIYGAYFNPSNATAFEKALRDRPDNQDEIKEFCQELMDLHSSSQERLEDLSGFYNRIFEVTGIPDRMIDLACGLNPLSYPWIHEHGAIPYVGYDIDQKTTQLMNELLQSFGYPAQVYFNDLFLNIPEHREIDVVMLLKALPCLEQQEKGISVKLLTEIKCRFLVVSFPSKSLGGKSKGMETNYEAFLNTVVDESRHSIHKINFEREIVYVLERAD, encoded by the coding sequence ATGAGCGGTGACCCATCTAAGGCAGTACAGCAGATACTAAAGGCGAAGAAATATGCCAACCTGTCTCCGGATACGGTTCAGCGTATTTTGGATTGGGCGGAGGCAAGGGTCAAAAAGAAGGAAGTAGACAAGACGGCCAGGAAAAAACTGCATCAGATCTATGGTGCCTATTTTAATCCCAGTAATGCAACCGCATTTGAGAAAGCATTGCGAGACAGACCAGATAACCAGGATGAAATCAAAGAATTTTGTCAGGAGTTAATGGATCTGCATAGCTCCTCACAGGAAAGGTTGGAGGATCTTTCGGGGTTCTACAATAGGATTTTTGAAGTAACAGGTATTCCAGACCGCATGATTGACCTGGCCTGTGGCCTCAACCCATTGTCCTATCCCTGGATCCATGAACATGGTGCGATCCCTTATGTTGGCTATGACATAGATCAGAAGACTACTCAACTCATGAATGAACTGTTACAGTCTTTCGGTTATCCGGCTCAGGTATATTTCAATGATCTTTTTTTAAATATTCCGGAGCATCGTGAAATCGATGTGGTCATGCTTTTGAAAGCCCTTCCATGTTTGGAGCAGCAGGAGAAGGGCATTAGCGTAAAACTCCTCACCGAAATCAAATGCAGGTTTTTGGTAGTTTCCTTCCCGTCAAAATCACTTGGAGGAAAAAGCAAAGGCATGGAAACCAACTACGAGGCATTTTTGAATACTGTCGTGGATGAGTCTCGCCATTCCATTCACAAAATTAATTTCGAAAGAGAGATTGTTTACGTGTTGGAGCGTGCTGATTAA